ACGCCTGCAACTCTAGACACTTATTCAGCCTGGCAGGAAGCTCAAAGAGAAACTGCAGCTTACGCAGAAGCGTGTGGACGCCTGTTAGGGGAAACAGGGGATATGGGAGGATACAAGAAGAGTACATATGGATCACATATCacttacatcatttatcagacgcccttatccagatccagacttacaaatcagtagatACACCCCCCAGGAGTAActtagggtcttgctcagggacacaatggtagtaagcagaacctgggactttgagtgtctaacccacatGTGTCAAACTTCCTGCGAGACCACTTTACATCAATCTAATATTATTGCCCCGTGATATGACGTGCGGACAACATACAAACtacatatcccacaatgcagtgctcctgtacagattcatcTGCAGTGTAAATATTGTGTTCGACAAGGAAACtgaagcattgcattatgggatctgtagtttgttcGACACCCCTGGTCTACTATTACCCCTTATTATTTATGAACAAAGACAGCTGGAAGCATGAATGGAAGAACAATACGTTCTGACtacaattcaattcaaattttcTGAAATGTAAACAAAGGGGAAATGTAAAGGTGGCCACTGTGGCTGTTATACCAGAGAGCTTTGTTATCTGAGCATGCTGGTCCTGCAGCGTTCCACTGATCCGGGCACTAAACTCTGTGATGGCAGCCATGTTGGTGGACAGGCAGTCCATCTCATCTTCCATCTTTTTAAAGTCGTTCTTCATCTTCCTGATTGTGTCTGAAAGGCAATGACATCCCTGCATGATCAGATACTagggaaaataaataagatgCATGCAACGACCACAAAAAACCCTGTTTCAAAcaatcaaatacttatttaccTGATTTTTGTGAAACAAGGATATCGTGTgtatagagaaagagactgtcctattgttctctgagcggCAATACAATagttttccatctgtagactaTAATCattattgtttgtgtgttctaGACTTCAAGATCTTGAATTTGACTGTTTTTCAGTCAAATCAGAACTACATTTATTCTCAACCACAGCGACTCGACCTTTTCTCACCGACCTGTGGCCGAGATGAACTTGTTGTAGTTCTCGTACACCAGGGTCTGCATGTCACTGTCCAGAGATCGGATCTGTTTCACCATGCAGGCCTCCTGGTCCACGAGCTCCCCAAGAGAGCACTCCTTCCTCAGCTGAGAGAGGAAAGATGAACAACGCTCTTAAGTTCTCAGTCACTACACTATCACAGCCCCttgctgatttacatttacagcaattaccagacgcccttatccagagtgacttacaatcagtagttacagggacagtccccctggagacacttagggttaagtgtcttgctcagggacacaatggtagtaagtgggattggaacctgggtcttctgattcataggcgagtgtgtcacccactaggctactaccaccccaccacccACTGATCGCAGTCTACGAGTCCAGTAGGGACAGAACCGGCCCGGTACCTTGTTGAGGTAAAGCTCCGGATCGAAGTGAGGCCCGTTAATGTCGCAGGGATCCAGCGACTCCGCCTGACCCAGGGCTTTCCCCTCTTCGTTCAGGCCGTAGTACAGCTTCAGCATGCCGTGCACCCTGCGCTTGGGGGCCGGGTCGGCATCCGCTGGTGCGGCGGTGCCCTGGTCGGCGTCCATCGCTGGGCAGACCGCGGTGGCGTGAGAACGGGGGGCAGATTGTCCGAACGACAACACGGCGTTAAAGCGCCAAGGCGACGCGTCGGTTTCCGCACGGTGTGGACACCGGAAGCGTATTTCTGCGGTGGGcggtgctgccccctgctggcctgGGCGCAGACTGGACAAAAAGGGTGGTACCTTGAATCCAAAGgttttgaaaatgacaaaaaaattctgtttcaAATACTGTTTGtgtgaatgacacaaatacattttcaaaagggTTTTAGTGACAAtaacatcaagtttatgcaaagagtagcagcctagtgggtaaaacactcgcctatgaaccagaagacccgggttcgaatcccacttactaccattgtgtccctgagcaagacacttaaccctaagatgctccagggagactgtcccctgtaactactgattgtaggtcgctctggataagggcatctgataaatgctgtatatgagtcaatatttgcagttcTTGGCCAAATCCTGACCAATTCCTTCAGtgtttggagtttgtcagaatttgtgtggttttgtttgttcttgttcacaacacttgaacgtctctccttgaagtttttgatgatgcGATAAATGGTCGATTTAGGTGCAGTCTTAGTAGCAGCACTATCGTTGCCTgaccctttttatgcaacgtgATGACGTGTTTCCtcgcaggtaaccatggtttcAGAGGATTTCaggcatcaccctccttttattttactttacttggcagacgcttttatccaaagcgacttactacaggaagacaccagcaattctcattcggttcctatagattttgagttccaaaactaagagccctgataaggtctaacttgtcaagaatagaacatgctagggaattgttaagtgctagacgatttttttttgtgcagtgtgtgtgcatgtgcgagTGTTAGTGTTAAGactcatctgaaatactttttaaacaagtggacTTTCAACTGTTTcacttttaaagcatccagtctgccaTTCTAACTCAGccaacatgacagaatgatctccagccttatTGCTCAACACTCTCAGGGATCCAGTGACTCCGCCTGACCCAGGGCTTTCCCCTCTTCGTTCAGGCCGTATtgctcaacactctcacttgtgttaacgagaggatcaccAAAACTATCTCAGCAGATCTCATgcaagttcattttcatggcaaagagggatttgcaattcatctgatcacccttcataacattctggagtaaatGCTAATTGACATAATAAATACGCACAAAATACAGACACTCAAAACTTTGGGCTGTGACTGTACAGAGCAGACACCACTTTCTGTAATAAGtgtttatttcaacattttttcaaTCAACGCACTAAAAGCACAAGTAAACatctttaaataaacaatatatcATAACAGAAATTGTTGAATATTTGTGTCATTAGTAGAAAGCATAATAAAAAGGTAATATGCTgcaaatatgaacaaaaattaaTGGCTGGCAATAGAGCCAATGAAGTTTAGCAGTGCACGTGTtacaaaatgtacttaaatattATCAGGGGGAAAGACAAATTATGTATATAACCATAAAACTATGAGGTGCTAGAACCCTGAAAAGTAATGTATAGCATTTTGAGTATAATGGGATCACAACTGTGTggtaatacaatacaaatactaAAGGCACTTTAAGTTGGtcattttacacaaaatttCACATGCACTGATAACCTTTTCCTGGTGGTCAAACGTGCCACAGTGTTGAGAGGCACAAAAGAAAAGTGCAATGgatatatgcatatattaatacattttccccAAATCTGACGGCAGTGAAAACTGAATGTGTGGAAAGACACTTATAGACCAACACAGGGTTTTGAATTGCTTGTTCCATTGCTTAAGTAAACCATgcatagaacttttttttttgtagccagGATTCACGTCCCTTACCTTGAGTGCATTTATTGTCTCCCAGTTATGAGTTGTCAAACAAGACTAGAGTACAACTACTCAACTACAACCAACGACAATCTGGATTTATTTCAGTAGCCTTTCCTGCAACTGAGCACCATAAAAGACTCCAACTAATTGAGAGTTCAAATTGGCATTGGCAGCACATGTGCAACGTTCATCACGCCAGTGGACTAAATTGTTCAGCTCAAttggtttcatttaaaatctatgTTTTATAGAAGATTTCAAATGCATCCTGCTTTAAGTCAACATGCAAACATACCCATATGTAGTCTAACCTCATTTCAGTGTGTGGACAGAAGCAGCTGGAAATACAGGAGGCACAGTTGACAGTTTAAGCTGATTGCATAACTCAAATGACGCAACCGGTGTCACAAACCAGGCAAACGCCATTGCTGCAGACAGCCACTTTAGAGACCTGGAGTAGAATTCAACCTCAAGGTTCTGACAAAAAGCAGTAACATTCAGACATTTGTTGTGTTACATAAAATGGTGTGCACTAGGTTTCTGATTGGCATTCCGTGTTTGAGTTTGAAAGTTCACATTCAATCTGCCCTTTTGCAAAGGCCTGTTCCCCTTTCAAAAGACAAAGCATTGCATTCTCTCAACAATCCACCCGGGCGGTTCTTAAAAACACGAGGGACATTTCTGACAAATTGAACTCACACCGCCACACACGTCAAAAGTTACGCTATGATTCCACAATATTGGTCCACTTTCGGTACAGCAGGTCATCCTACATCTTGTTTCGCCCTCAGTCACGGTgtacagtctgttttttttttttggtctccaaGCAGACAGGGGGTGGTGGTTTCTCTTTTCATCCTTGCTCAAGGCTCTCAGCCACCTGCACAGCTGAGTAAGTCTGAGGGGGAACCTGTCGCGTGAAGAAAGACGCCGCCCTCTTTGGTTTTAGCCGCTTGATCTCTTTACCTAAAACGATAGAATTCTAATTTGTAACTAGGAAAGTTCTTCAGTCATGTCGCTTCCTTTTCAAAGGCAACATGCTTGAACTACAGCTCACCATCATCCACGTAGTTGATGGTGCTGAGGGTGTGAATGCGGCTGCACACCACGCTGTTCTGCCTGCGCAGTTTCCCACGTCGGCCTCCCCGCGGCGCTGCATCCCCACTCCCCGCCTGACCAGCAGGCGCTTGGGAGGGCGAGGCCGCTCCGTCAGTCCCTGTGGCAGCGCCGTCGCTCACAGAGCGCAGCTCCACACAGAACTCGATCAGGCCGCTCATAAGCTCCGCCTGGTGCATGCAAAACAACACTGTTTGCATGATCCGTTCATGTTCAGTCTTCAAATGAAACATTACTATTCacagattattaaaatgaaaatacaggTTGTGTGTTCACCTGTTTGGAGTAGATCTTCAGTAATTTGTTGACAGGCGTGCCGGCCTCCTCCCCGTCAAATTCCAGCCACAGGATATGAGAGTCTCCTTCCCCCTCAGGGTAGGTGTGGTCCCAAGACAACTCTTTAAAGCACAGGCCCAGCAGGACATGCTGCCACAGGAGAGTAGAAACAGGGGTTCAGTCTATTTTCTGGTATAAAGAGTCcaatcatattttttaattatttgtccaCAGGAAAGTTCACACAACAACTTAGACCTCAGCATTTAATGCAAACGTGCTCTGGAAGAATCAATCTACAAATCAGAACAATCAGATACTTTCCAGATGGGCTTGGCAAAGTGTCATCATCAAATCTGCCTGGATCATTATGGCTGAGGTACCTTCTCTTTGATGTCCATGACGTAAACACCGTCCAGGCTGATACCGACACTGACAGACTTACGCCCACTGCGGTGGAGAATTCCCTGGGCTGGTTTATCAATCTCACCTGAGAAAAAAGCACATCTGGGGGCATGGGGTGGGATAAAAAGAACAATATTGGTACATATCGGCCTGTCCGGGATGAGAAACTGGCAGAGTGCTGTCTGTAGGGGgctagtagtctagtgggtaacaaaacctatgaaccaggagacccaggttcaaatcccactcactaccattgtgtccctgagcaagacacttaaccctaagtttctccaagggggactgtccctgtaactactgattgtaagtcgctctggataagggcgtctgataaatgctgtaaatgtaaatgtagtctggGGAgcttgtgcatgtgtatatacacaagctaacctgtgtgtgtgagtgtgtatgtgtgtacgtaCCCGTAATAAGGCAACACGTGGCAGGTGCTGAGGTACTGTCGCAGGTAATGCACTGACATTTGGGCACTGCTGGTTGACCCCTGGCTGAGGGTGTGGTACTCTTTCAGCAGACTCTGTTCCAGCTCTGCCTGTCGACCAGCCTTCCCTCTCAAAGTAGACAGAAAGCCTCCACTGCCACCCAAAACGTGAGATGGGAGAAAGGACGACAGCTTCTTTTCTCtgagaagaaggaaaaacaaaaaggaatgaATCAATCAAATAACAAGAAATGTATGCAAGCAACTTTTGGGAATCGGTGTGTTACTGCAACAGATATATGGGAAAATATCATAAGCAATTACTTAATAGCTGAAGCAACTTTCTGCTCATCCAGCCCAGAACCAAACTCTACGGCAAGGGAAAGAGCTCCTAAAGACAGCCAGTGCTCTGGATCACAGGGGTATCGGCCCTCCAGGATGTTCAGTCGCGCTTCGTCATAAAGGAGCCTCAACACCCCTTCATCATCAATCTGAAGAGGTATATTATGAGAAAAGCATGAAGAACAATTGAAAGAACTGACAGATCACAGTGACGGGGGTATTTTTGAGGGGCTGTAGGAGATTTAGTGTTTCAGAGGGAAACAGGAAGAGATAAATGATGCGCTACACTTgggagggggtttaaatagtcagaatgaggaagtagggtgtgtgataGCTGTAAACCGTCTAAGCCTCATTAAAGTTGCGTAGGTTGGGTGGGTatgtaggtaggtaggtaggtagttagTTAGTCCAAATAAAGACAAATATACCTAGCAAACCatatgttctagtttctatacccAAGACCCAAGCAAACACTCCCAATGTGCAATGTCCAGCACCTCGAAAACTGGACCCTATGCAAATAACCAACATTTAAACTGATTGGACTTCAAGATTTCAGGAACTGTATTCTGGCtcatgaatgtaaaatgaaaaaaaaaaaaaaaaaacggcagcaCCTGAAGCTCTTTCAACCGAGGGTAAAAAACATTCCTTCGATACTGCAGGCATGGTTCGTCTGTGTCACAGAGGGaagcaaattaaaaaatatgttatgtCTAAATATGTAAATGGAATTGCTATTTCAGATCAAAGAGAATTCTGTAGTAACAAACTAAGTGCAGACAAACAAATGAAGGCACCTAGTGAGATGTCCTCCTCAGAGGCGTCAGTAAAGCGGTAGAGCAGGTCCTGCCACTGACGACACAGCTTGTAGGGCTGATGCTTTGGTTTCAACTGCAGTTCTATAATTGGAGggaaaattattaaaaattattttcttttttttgggcttTTACATCAAtcttagttgtcccctaatagaaaaattcagaattacagccactttgatccagtcccacaattagatttccccaggatgcacagTTTCAGTGTgtatagctttaaatgctactgaggaggagagcggcctatagaagttgagggggcattcgtggTAATCatttcatcaacaccattcaccaaccacaatgtttggtacagacaggaagtagtgtctgTTTTTCCAGATAAGGATTAACGTAACCAACTGGACAGAACAAAGTGACTTTTTTCATGATAGGTGACCTTTAAGGTTATGTGTTTACAACACCCAGAAAACACAGATGATCtgatttaatgcaaaaaaatacaaagactGAAATGTAAGTACAAAATCCATTTAGCTGTTCTCATGACAATGACCGATTCTGTAAGTAGCTGCTTGTGAACAGAGAATAACAGGCTGTCTGCGGTGCGAGAGAACAGTGGAACACTGACATTTAAGGAGTGGGCGGAAAAGCAGAACAAACGGGAGGGGGTCTGTTACCGAGCAGGGGGGAGGAGAGCCAGAAAGCCAAGGCCTCCTGAGCCGAGTCCGGGACGCCGAGCGCTTCTCGGACGCTCCGGCCCAACTCCTGCACGGTGGTGCAGCCAATGCCCTCCACGGTCAGGTGCACGGCGCTGTCGCTCACCAGGTAGACCAGCACGTCTTGGGCTGAAGTtcgggacagacagacagactcaaCACTTCATTGTAATTCATTTGTGAAGCTGAAGAACGTAGAACGTATTCGGTGGCCATGGACCCAGTTACTGACCGCGGGTGAGCGACGACGCCACGCTTCCTCTTTGGGAATGGGAAGAGTCCGGAGCAGGAAGATCACACTCGTCCCCCTCCATCTCCCTTCAGATGCAGCGCTTCCCGCGTCAAACGAGCCGGAGAGCATCAACTCCCAGGCGGAAATACAACGTCCCTTAACGTcaccattaaacaaaaaaaaaagaattacgtCAGAACGACAAAAAATGCCAAATACGTTTTAAACACACATCTGACTAACTAGCGCTATTCAGGTTAGCCCGTTCCTTTAGCGATAAAAATAATCGGTTTTTGCAGACATACACCGGgtaaacacagtaaaacatcgaaaaatgttcattaaaaaatgttaaagcgGGCTCTATAAAATTAGACAAAAGTTCACCAGCGAGTCGCCAATTAGCGAGACACGACCAGGCATCAAAAGGGTACAACCGCTGGAGAATTTACCTGTATCAAAGccgaagtaaaaaaaataaacgaccaaggtaaaatgaataaagtgaCGAGTAATACacttggaagaaaaaaaaacttgatacGACGGGccgaaaaagaaaagcagcggCGCAGCCCAGGCGCTAGCCTTCTTCTTCGTCGCCTTGAAAAAGAGGAGATGACAGCGGCCGCAGGCGACGGGCGCCACCTGGCGTGCGCCCATGCAGCCCGCTGGAACTACAGTCGCTGCCGCAAGTTTTGAGGAgcacacaaatactggttttcctgcttccgtttttattatggcaacaTGGCAATGTTAgaaagagtgatcagatgaattgcaaagtccctttTTGCCACGAAAATGAacttaaccccccccccaaaaaaaaaaaaaacatttccactgcatttcagccctgccgcAAAAGGGCCTGCTGAGATAATTTTggtgatcctctcgttaacacaagtgagagtgtcgATGAGAAATCATTCTGTcgtgctgactgagttagaatagcagactggatgctttaaataagggtgatgcttgaaatcattgttcttcctctggtAACCATGGTTACGTGCAAGGAAACACAAGCAGTTATCATTGTGTTACATAAAAATGGCTTCAAAGGCAAGGGTATTGCTGCTCCTTAGATTGCACATAGATCAAACATTTATctgatcatcaaaaacttccagGAAGTTCAAAtgctgtgaagaaggcttcatggtgcccaagaaagtccaagCACCAGGACCGTCTTCTTAAGATGATTTAGCTGCTGGATTTTggcgccaccagtgcagagcttgctcagaaatagcagcaggcaggtgtgagtgaaGTGAGGACTTTTGAACAATGGCCCGGTGTCAAGAAGAGTAGCAataagccacttctctccaagaaaaacatcaaggacagactgatattctgcaaaaagtacagggattggactgccgaggactggggtaaagtcattttcccTGATGAAGTCCATCTCTGATCTGGAAAAAAGATTGTCCGCAGAAGAAGAGGTgagcactttacatttacatttacagcatttatcagatgtccttgtccagagtgacttacagtcagtacttacagggacagtcccccctggagacatttagggttaagtgtcttcctcagggacacaatggtagtaagtgggatttgaacctgggtcttttggttcataggcgagtatgttacccactaggctactgccataAAGAATGGTGCCAAAGCGTCCTCCGACAACAACTTCTTCCAAACATCCAAGAACAGTCTGGTGaggaacaatgccttttccagcatgatggaccACCatgccaaagtgagaactaagtggttaatcctcaagaggcggaaTAACAACCAAAGCCCCCACGCACCGATTATGAAGAAACGGGTTGCcaccagtcaggatttggcccagaagttgattgacagcatgccagggcccacactgcaaatattgactctttaaacttgatgtaattgtcaataaatgtcttataaaatgcttgtaattgttcttcaatacaccacagaaacaactgacaataagatctaaaaacactgaagcagcaaactttgtgaaaaccagtatttctCAAAACTCTGTTCACAACTGTACAGCCGCGACTCTGAATAAATAACTGTTGATCGATAATTTATCAATCCCAAAGGAACTTTTAAgaagatgtatttttttttagagaagTGTAGAGTAACACATGCTCTATTGAATCATGTCACCCATCGAGACATGCTCCCGAGCCTTTCTGCGCATATGCAGTATCCACAAGGATTTATAAGGTTTAAACTCGCTGATTTACGTTGCCTTGGACATGCTGGTTTATGGTTAAGGTTAGGTAATCGATTCACACTATCGTAGCCTAACTAGCTCAACCCGACAGAACAAATGTGATAATTTATCATTACTTtgataaacaataaatatatgaTTTGTGGCATCTTGTTGTATGCAATAGATGACATATTAGCCGATAAGGTATTTTTATAACTGAGTTTTATTAAATTCAAATGATCTCAAATGCATTGCAAAGACTGCAAACCCTTTTCTGTGTATTCAAACATCTACAACATAATTAAATAAGCTCATTCTCTGTCTCTCTACTGGTGCTGCAATATCTCAGATGAAAACGGCGATGTGactgttctaaaaaaaaactttgagtGGCAAACTGTACAATTCTTGGCACAACAATTCATTCTCTCTTTGGTTCTCATCACACACCCTTACACATCACAGATGTGTTTTCAAGTACCAGTTTGAAGTGGCAGCCTCAAAAGCACGAATATGGCTTTGGAGATACATTATGCTTCTCTGTTTGATTTTACCCAGTAAGGTAAAATTATATGAAATTcactatataaataaaaaacacacaataaatgaTATCTAGTATCATTGAcaagaaaaatgcattaaaaaccatgtgTTGTCCAATAACAGGGTCCACCCaataacataaaacacaaaacaaaacgtATCGCGAGCTTTccagaacagacacaaaaaaaagttttttttttttttagatttatgtGTTTTACTACCAGTGTGTTCTTGAAAAAGAACAGAGAGAGCAGACGCAGGCAATACAACCCAGTGCATTTACAGCCTCGACGCCCTCATTCTTCACACTTCACATTCTTCCACTTCTCCTTCAGATGTTTCTCAACTCGTTTGAAGAAGAAAGAATCTGTATAAAAGAATGTCTCGAGATTCACCCTTGCAGAATTGTTCAGAAAGTTAACAATAGATGACAGAACAATGTAGCACAGAAACATTGGACTGTATCAAACACTGTGCTGGTGtgctaaaaaaacaacaatatgtGCAGTAGAAAATGTGCATATGAATACAGTGATATAATTTATTTTGGCCAAAGGAGTTTTAGCCAGCGCTGCGCTGTGTCAGAGTGACCTGCAGGGGACAGGCTTGACTAAGACGTGGCGTTGAAAGTCCATCCTTGTCGCTCTCACTGAAGCACACACTTTTCTTTGTTGCTGTATTTCCTGCGCCTCATCTCCAGACCTCGCTCCAGTCGCTCGTCCTCCTCCACAGCCCTGCATACGAACAAACAGGGCATCAGGGCATGACTTTATCATTTTGCATTTAGCGAAAGGATAAAAGATGATCGGTTCAGAGAATTCAAGGTGAGGTATAACCTGAAACCCGATTTCTGTGCAGAACAAACTTACCTGCTGTCGCTGCAGATCATTTTTGTATGCATTTTGTATGAATTCATGTGACAGCCAGCCTTACCCTCGCTCTTTGGCGTCCATGTTTTGTACGAGCTCGTCACGCTGGTTCACCAGCGACACCAGCTCCTGTAGCAGCAGCTGCTCCCGATGCTGCTGGGCTTGAGTCTTCTGCCACTCTGCATGGACACAGACAGTATGTGTGAGAACTGCGTTGTGATGGCACAGTAGCTCGgtcaattaatacatttttaaaactcatTAATAGTATATTTTGCTACAATTGAGTGAAGCTTGATATAATACTTATAAAACTTTGACAAGTATGGGAAAGACACAGTAAAAGAAACCTCCAGCCAATGAAATCTCACTATTTTCCAAAACGCTGATGCATCGGCATCAGTCAGGTCTATTGCAGGTTAAGTATTGGACTCACCTTCAATGGCCATCATGGCTCGAAGCTCTCTGGTGAGCAGCTCAAATCGCCTCTCCAGATCCTGCTCCTCTTGcctgtttaaaagaaaatgttaaattttttacattttacctgTATGGCATTTATTATATGACTTAAaaccagtaattacagggacagtcccctcctggagacaacttagggttaagagtcttgctcgaGGACACAAttgtagaaagtgggatttgaacctgggtcttctggttcataggtgagtgtgttacccactaggctaccactatACTTTTTGAAATAAATGGGGCCGTCACAGGACAGGATTTATTTTTCAACTTACAGCAGCTCCAGGTGGTCTTGTCTCCTGATCAATGCATTCTTCTTGTTCACTAGAATGAACCATTCCtgaatcaacctctcctcctcattacgGTCACTTCCTAAAACACAACCATGGAAAATTTTAACAATGaaattttaacaaaatgtttttaaaaaggccCCTTCTGACTCACCCGACTCCATCAGCCACCGCAGTCTCCGCTCCACGATGGCAGCTCTGCTGTCAATGTGCTTCTGTTCGGTTTCTAGCGCATGCAGCTCACTCAGCACATACTGACTGGTGTCCTGCAGGCGCTGAACACAAAGCCACACACAGAGACgtgacatgaacacacacagttgcGTACAGAAACAGTACATATAAAACATGGAAACAGAGACAATGACAACAGGAGATAAAAGACCTGATTAGGCAGAGCAAGAGAAAAGAACACAGCAACAGACAATGCGAAATGCCCACAGAACCTAATTCAGAAAAAGTGTGATCATTGACAACTGACCAGATGATCACTGTCACCCTCCTTATGGTCCTTGCTGGACTCTGGGGATCCTAAAGAagaaggacatttttaaaattgttttaattgtccTACAAGTCAAAGGAATGGACACACATACTCATTTATGGGCCTTTTTGAGTCAATTTTATATTGTATAAC
The window above is part of the Denticeps clupeoides chromosome 6, fDenClu1.1, whole genome shotgun sequence genome. Proteins encoded here:
- the frmd8 gene encoding FERM domain-containing protein 8; this translates as MEGDECDLPAPDSSHSQRGSVASSLTRAQDVLVYLVSDSAVHLTVEGIGCTTVQELGRSVREALGVPDSAQEALAFWLSSPLLELQLKPKHQPYKLCRQWQDLLYRFTDASEEDISLDEPCLQYRRNVFYPRLKELQIDDEGVLRLLYDEARLNILEGRYPCDPEHWLSLGALSLAVEFGSGLDEQKVASAIKEKKLSSFLPSHVLGGSGGFLSTLRGKAGRQAELEQSLLKEYHTLSQGSTSSAQMSVHYLRQYLSTCHVLPYYGCAFFSGEIDKPAQGILHRSGRKSVSVGISLDGVYVMDIKEKHVLLGLCFKELSWDHTYPEGEGDSHILWLEFDGEEAGTPVNKLLKIYSKQAELMSGLIEFCVELRSVSDGAATGTDGAASPSQAPAGQAGSGDAAPRGGRRGKLRRQNSVVCSRIHTLSTINYVDDGKEIKRLKPKRAASFFTRQVPPQTYSAVQVAESLEQG